From the Pseudomonas sp. Teo4 genome, the window AACCATCACCCCGCAGAACATCGAGCGCGTGCGTGCTCTGGGCGGCGGTATCGCCATTCAGGACCGCATGGCCTTCCAGGGTGAGTACTTCGTCGACCGCTATGGCGCCAAAGCCGCCGAGCAGACTCCGCCGATCAAGCGCATGCTCGACATGGGCGTGCCGGTGGGTGCCGGTACCGACGCCACCCGCGTGTCCAGCTACAACCCGTGGACCTCGCTGTACTGGCTGGTCAGCGGCAAGACCGTCGGTGGCATGGAGCTGTATCCGGAAGGCCTGAGCCGCGACACCGCGCTGCAGTTGTTCACCCAGGGTAGTGCCTGGTTCTCGAGCGAGCAGGGCAAGAAGGGTCAGATCAAGGTGGGCCAGCTGGCCGACCTGGCGGCACTGTCGCTGGACTTCTTCAGCGTCGATGAAGAGGCGATCAAGGGCATCGAGTCGGTGCTGACTGTCGTCGACGGCAAGGTGGTGTATGGCGCGGCCGAGTTCGACAAACTGAGCCCTCCACAAGTACCGGTGCTTCCGGAATGGTCGCCAGTGGTCAAGGTGCCAGGGCACTGGCGTGCGGGCACGCCGTCGCTGGCTGCTGTGGCGCACCAATGCGTGGGGCCTTGCGGGGTGCATGCGCACAGCCATGAGAAGGCGCGGCATTCCAGTGTTCCTGTGAATGACTTCCAGGGCTTCTGGGGCGCGCTGGGTTGTTCGTGCTTCGCGTTCTGAGGTGTTAGAAACAAGGGGGCCGCTTTGCGGCCCATCGCCGGCTTCGCCAGCTCCCACAGAGCTGATCAGGTACTGAATTTGTGGGAGCTGGCGAAGCCGGCGATGGGCTGCATGGCAGCCCCCGGTTCAGACCTTTTTCAGAACCCGCCTTTGAGCGGGTATTCGACAATCAGGTAGAACCGGTCGATATCGTCGCCAGCCTGGGCCTCGTTGGCGCGGTGGCTGACATGCGACAGCGACAAGCTCAGGTCTTTTGCCGCGCCGGACTGCACCACGTACTTGAGGTCGAGGTCGCGTTCCCAGTGCTTGCCGCCCTTACCTTGTTGCCCGACGTAGACACCGCCTGCCGGCGCATGGGTGCCGTCTATGCCGCGTCCGCTCACATAACGCCCCATCAGGCTCAGGCCAGGCACGCCGAGGGTGGCGAAGTTCAAGTCGTAGCGCAGCTGCCATGAGCGCTCGCCGGGGCCGTTGAAGTCGGCGTACTTGATCGAGTTGGCCAGGTAGATCGAGTCGCCACCGACGAAATCAAACGGCGTATTTCCCTCAATCTTCTGATACGCAACGGTCACGGCCTGGGCGTTGAAACTGTATTTGGCCGCAAGGCTGTAGGCCCGGGTGTCGATGGCACCGGCGCTGGCATTGCCGGTGTCGCGGGTTTCATAAAGGTTGCCATCCAGGTGCCAGTTGCTGACGGCCAGGTTCAGATTGAGGTAAGCCTGGCGCCAGGTATCCTCCAACTGCGAGGCAAACAATGCACCGCCAAACGGACCGGCGGGGGCGAAGGTGGCACCCGCCAGGCTGATGGCACGCCCATGGGTGCTGGCACCGTAGCCGGCGAAATCGTCATGGGTCGAACTGTTGTCCTGGTTGTTGAACGCCGTGAAACGGCCAGCTTGCAGGCGCCAGTCGGGCAGATCTGTATTTTCCAACAGCCAGCCGGTGGCGTACTCCGGATGCAGGCGTTTGTCGCCCGTGTCGAACACCGGCGTTTCCACCATCATCTCGCCATAGCGCAGCAGTGTCTTGCCCAGTCGCAGTTTCAGCGCAGCTCCCGCGCTGGAGTAGTCGGACTCGGCACGCCCGTCGCTGTCGCGGGGTAACAGGCCAGTACCGGCATGGCCACGACCACCGTCGAGCTTGAGCCCAAGGAAACCGTGGGCGTCCACACCGACGCCGAATGTGCCCTCGGTGAAGCCCGAGCGGACTTCACCGATGAAGCCTTGGGCCCATTCCTGCCGGTAGCTTTGGCCGCTGGGGGAGGGCGAGCGGAAGTCGCTGTGCAGGAAGTAGTTGCGGCTGAGCAGTGACCAGCCAGGCTCG encodes:
- a CDS encoding OprD family porin, whose amino-acid sequence is MHTQTFSSRALLAAFAALGPAIALADEPGWSLLSRNYFLHSDFRSPSPSGQSYRQEWAQGFIGEVRSGFTEGTFGVGVDAHGFLGLKLDGGRGHAGTGLLPRDSDGRAESDYSSAGAALKLRLGKTLLRYGEMMVETPVFDTGDKRLHPEYATGWLLENTDLPDWRLQAGRFTAFNNQDNSSTHDDFAGYGASTHGRAISLAGATFAPAGPFGGALFASQLEDTWRQAYLNLNLAVSNWHLDGNLYETRDTGNASAGAIDTRAYSLAAKYSFNAQAVTVAYQKIEGNTPFDFVGGDSIYLANSIKYADFNGPGERSWQLRYDLNFATLGVPGLSLMGRYVSGRGIDGTHAPAGGVYVGQQGKGGKHWERDLDLKYVVQSGAAKDLSLSLSHVSHRANEAQAGDDIDRFYLIVEYPLKGGF